In bacterium, the sequence CTCATCGTAGTAATAGAGGCAACTCCCGTTAACTGTTTGAAAGTTAGTCCACTTGCTAAATTGTGAACCGTGAATGAGAGTTTGCTTGTCGCTGAATCGCTCGTTGTACCAACCCATGTTGACCTGTTGGTAGAATAGCTACCTTTCAACAGATGCAAGCCTCTATACTGAGTCTGTTCTACAGTCTGGTTTATTTCATTTGCAAGAGATTTGAGTTCAGCCAGGACATTTGCTCTGTCAGTTGTTGACAGCAAGTCAGATGCTGCCCCTTCTGCAAGGACTGACATCTGAGTAAGCATATCCTTAATCGCTACTGCACCTGTTTCTGCAGTAATAAAAAGATTTTGGGTGTCTTGCACGTTTGTAAGTGCTTTGTGCCACCTCAATGCTGTTCCCTCTAACTCTTTTGCAATAGAAAATTCTGCCGGACCTTCGCCTGCTGAGTTTAACCTTTTGCCTGTGGCAATTCTGAGTTGGTGAGTACCTAACTCACGGTTAACTGCATTCAAGGCGTTTGATGCATTCATCGCACCCATATTGGTGCGGATTCTCGCTAAGTCTCCGAATGGCATTTAATTTTCCATCACCTCCTGAATTGATTATCGCTTACTTTCCCCAAAACTTTAGAAAAAAATTAAAAAACCTTAAATTATTTTTTCATACCCGAAAATAAATAACCGGAAACCTGTATATAAATGCGACTTAACGGGTATGTGCAGAACTATTATATAATTTGTAGGGAACGCATATATGCGTTCCCTACAAATTGATATTCAATTCTTCATTGAACTTGTGTGCCGGATACTCACTTAGCTGGGCCAGATGAGGGATTTCTTACCAGCTCTTGGATGTAATCCTTAGAGTTTGTTATCCACCTCTGCTGGAGCATCCCCTTGTCTATTTACTTTCCCCTTCTCTATTCCCTTAACTTTTGTAAATATTTCTATCGCTTTATTCTCATTTCCGGATTTCTGGTAACATAGAGCAAGATTTTTTAATGCAGGAACAAATTCGGGATTCAATTTAAGCGCCTCTTCCAATTGAAAAATTGCTTTATCATACAATCCTTTTAACATATAACCGAATCCGAGTTTATTACATATTTCACAATCCTTTTGTCCGAGTAGAATCGCCTTTTCAAAACAATCACATGCTTCGTCTACATTTAGAATCTTCAACAATAATTCTCCCAACAAAACATACAAAACAGGATTATCCGGTTGGATACTTATTGCGTTTTTATAAGATTCCATTGCTTTTTCTAATTCATCTTGCTGTTCATAAATCCTGCTTAATTTAAGATACGGCACAACATAATTTTTATCCGTTTCTATTGCCTCATTATAATAAAAGATAGCTTTATCATTCAATCCTGCTGATTCATAAACTTCCCCAAGCATCTCATATATTACCTGCGGCGTCATTTTTATATAAAATAATCTATGTTGAATGAGTTGACATTTCTTTAACGCAATTTTTAACTCTTTTACCGCATCAATATATTCTTCCTTTATTGAATAAGAGTGAGCAGCATGAACATTAAACATGCACTCATCGGGATACAACTTAATTGACTTGCTACACCATTCCAATGCCTTATCCGGCTCCTTTTTTCCATTATACGCATCTATTATATATATATGTGTGAATAATCGAAAATGTGGAGATGAAACATCAGAACTAATAACCTTATGGAAATGCTTTATTGCCGAATTTTCATCCCCCATCGCGTGGTATTTCGAACCAAGATAAAAATTAACAACAGGGGAATCAGGATCTTTTTTATACCATTCTTTTAATATTTTTAGACGTCCTTCCTTCTTTTTTAATTCTCCGGAAAGATAACCCACATGATATATAAATATATCCATTATTTTTACTTTAATTTTAAGTTTTTGCATAGATTCTTCCAGATCATTGTGAATCACACCACTATAACAAATCCCGGGAATATTTTTAAAAAGCCTTATTAATATGTTAACATCAAAAGCAGGAGAATAGGGGATAAAAAAATTCCTCGTACTAATTGCATACGCATCATATTCAGGATTCTGCAGCAATGTTTCTATTTTTTTTCTATTCTCTTCATCTATATACTCATCCGCATCTATAATTAGTATCCATTCTTTTGTAACATATTTTAATGACTCATTCCTCGCTGCCGAAAAATCATCGCACCACTTAAAATAATATACTTTTGCCCCGTATGATTTGGCTATTTCTACCGTTTTATCACTTGAACCGGTATCTACTACTATTATCTCATCTACTAAGTCCTTAAAACTATCCAGACATCTTGGTAAATTCTTTTCCTCATCTTTTACAATCATACATAGGGATATGCTTTGTTTTTTCATATAAAAGTTCCCCTTGCTTATTCTTCAATATCAACTTCTATTCTTCTTTTGTTCCCGAGCCTTTAGCTTGCTTAGAACTGGTTTCCCACCCTTACTCGTCATTCCCGTGTAAGCGGGAATCCAGTATTTTTGCTGTTTTATTTTCTTATCAAATCCTCTACAAGTTTATTTACAGTTTTCAATTGCTTCTCTGATGAATAATGTTCATCAATAAATTCTTTATATTCTATTGATTTATAATCTTTCGAAAACACCAATTTTCTAAATTTTTCAGGTGTTTCAAATAAATATTTCTCAGGATAAATCTCATTTGCCCCCGGGAAATAGTGAATAATAGGTTTTATCCCTCTTGCCATAGCTTCCATTATTCCCATTCCCTGGCTTTCTCGGATACTTGTAGAAATAATAAAGTTTTTGTCTTCTAACCAGTTATTTATATCTTTTATAAACCCATAAAAAGTTATGTTCTTTTCCAAATGCCACAACTTAATTATATGGTCGAAATAATCTTTTATTTCAAGTGCAGGAGGATAATCATCATTGCATCGTCCGACAATATGTAATTTATATTTTGGGTTCAGGTTAACTATTTCCTTAAAACACTGTAATAACAAGGGAATGTTTTTCGCGGGACGGAAATCTCCGATAAATGCAATATTATATCCCGGTTTTCTATCTTTAAATGCAAAATTATCCACGTCCACTCCATTAGGAATGACAACAGTGTCGACTTTTTCTTCAAGAAAAGGCACTAATCTTTTCGTTTTTTCTTTTATATGATTGGCAACAAAGATCAACCTATCAACTCCTCCCCATCTCACCATTGAAGGCGTTCCCGTATACGTTTCATAACTGTGCAACCGGCAAACAACCTTACATATTTTAGGTCTCTGTGTCACATAAGCCAAAATAGGTTTACACCATTCAAACCAGGAAACATCACTCCATTGCATAATATCGTACAATTCTTCCGCCGTATTCCCGGAAAACACTTTTGTTTCATACCTTACAGATAAATTTTTAATAATTGGATCTAAAAAAGAAAATTCTCCGGGTTCAGCAATAAAAGCAATACGAGGTTTCCCGGAAGTATTTTTAATGCCTACACCCATCATTTATCTCCTCTTTTCTGCACCTGTCTGCCATTTTTTGACAGATATTCCCCATGTTTTATTTCTAATATATATATTTGATATTTAATTTTTTTACAGACTCTTTGGTAATAACCATTAGAGCTCGTTATCCCGTTCCAGCGGGGGATTTTTAATTTATCTCTCATTATGCATGCCCATTTCTCACCCACTACTCATATCTCTTTCTCTCACCGTTTCTCCAGCCTTCTCACTTTCGTAAATACCTCTACCGCTTTATTCTCGTCCCCGACTTTCTGATAACATAGAGCAAGGTTTTTTAATGCAGGAACAAATTCGGAATTCAATTTAAGCGCCTCTTCCAATTGAAAAATTGCTTTATCATACAAGCCTTTTAACATATAACCGAATCCGAGTTTATTACATATTTCACAAGTCTTTTGTCCGAGTAGAATCGCTTTTTCAAAACAATTACATGCTTCATCTACATTTAGAGTTTTTAATAATAGCCCTCCAAATAAAACATATAAAACAGGATTATCGGGCTGAATACTTATTGCGTTTTTATAAGATTCCATTGCTTTTTCCAATTCATTTTGCTGCTCATAAATCCTGCTTAATTTAAGATACGGCACAATATAATTCCTATCCGTTTCTATCGTCTTGTTATAATAAAATATAGCTTTATCTTTCAATCCTGCTGACTCATAAACTTCTCCAAGCATCTCATATATTACCTGCGGTGTCATTTCCATATAAAATAATCGTCGCTGAACCAGCTGACATTTCTTTAGTGCAATTTTTAACTCTCTTACCGCATCAATATATTCATCCTTTAATGAATAGGAATGAGCCGCATGAACGTTAAACATACATTCATCGGGATATAACTTAATTGACTTGCTACACCATTCCAACGCATTATCTGGATCTTTTTTCCCATTATACGCATCTATTATATATATATATGAGAATAATCGAAAATGTGCATACGGCGTATCCGAATCAATAACTTTACGGAAATGTTTTATTGCCGAACTTTCATACCCCATTGCGTGGTATTTTGAAGCAAGATAAAAATTAATAATGGGCGAATCAGGCTCTTTTTTATGCCATTCTCTTAATATTTTCAAACGACCTTTTTTCTTTTTCAATTCTCCGGGAAGATAACCTGTATGATATATAAATATATCTGTAATTTTTACTCTTAATTTAAGTTTGCGTATAGATTCCTCTATGTCATTATGAATTACACCACTATAATATAAGCCATGGGTATTTTTATAAAGACGGATTAACACATTAATATCATAAGCAGGAGAATGTGCTATATAAAAGTTCTTGATATTAATCCCATATGCATCATAGTCTGCACTCTGGAGCAAAACTCTAATTTTAGCCTTATTTTCTTCATCTATATATTCATCCGCATCTATACTAAATATCCATTCTTTCGTTGCATATTTCAATGTTTCATTCCGTGCTTTTGAAAAATCATCGCACCAGTTAAAATAATATATTTTTGCCCCGTATGATTTGGCTATTTCTACCGTTCTATCACTTGACCCGGTATCCACTATTATTATTTCATCTGCTAAGTCCTTTACGCTTTCCAGACATTTCGACAAGTTTTTTTCTTCGTTCTTTACCATCATACATAATGAAATAGTTGGAACTCTATGATCAACCGTCTGTAATTTTTTAATTTCACTATTGTTTTTATTCATCTTTTTCTAAAAGCTCCTTTAAAACTGCTTGTCGAAAACTATCAACACTATTTGTAACTTGTCCCCGTTTGTCAAACATAATCCCAAGACTGGAGTCATATTCCTGGAGATTTAAAATTGGAACGCACCAATTCCCGGAGACTATACTTAATATTTTTTCACATCTATCCACATATCTATAATGTTGATGGACTAATTGGTACCCTGCTTTTGCTATATGCTCCCTTTCATCTTCATTTTCTAAATAATATTTAATTTTTTTCACCAGATCATCAAAATCGTGCACTTTCCAATAAATCAGATGCTTTCCGTTTGCAAACATATCCGGCATTGAAATCTCTTCTGTAAGTGCAAAAGTCCCTGTTCCAAGAATTTCATGCAGCCGTGTCTCTGTATTTAACAACTCTGTAAAGTGAAGGTTGAGAAAAATCTTACATTGATTGATAAAACAATTTAATTCTTCTCCATATACGCTTTTATAAACTATGTTAATTCCTTCTTTCTGGAGAGAATTCAATATTTCTTGCCTGCGAGGGGAAATAAGTCCTGAAAAGCCAATATCATATATTTTAGGGGTATCTATCTTTTTATGTATTTTAGGATTTACTCCTGAGGTACTTACCCAAAATACATTCTTTCCACCGAGTTCTCTTATTTCATTAAGTGCGCTATAGTCGTGATGAAAGAACATATCAAAAGCTGATATATTTTGTTTAAGGTTTTCTGCGTTTATTTTTGACCTCCAGTCAGCAATTTCAGAACGCTGGTGAATTAATTCACCATACCATACAACAGTAGGTTTTGGGAAGAATTTGATCACCCCCGGGGGAATACCGTGTCCCTGTAATACTATTGTTATATCGGCAGATGAATAAATAACATTTGAAAGACTTTCTTTACGGGAATCAAAAGTCTTTATTTCATACCCAAGCTGTTGAAATGCATCTAAAACATGATATTCGACTCCCCATTTGTTACTAAAAACACCAACAAGATTTATCTTTTTTATCGGATATTCCAAATTTTCTTTTTTTGAATGCAATGCCACAATTTCTCTAATTTGACAAGTTGAATCCGTCTCGGACAGACTCGCCTCAACCTTTTCCCCTTTTCCGTACCTACCTGCCAATTCACTTTGCAGGTCTCCATCTCCCAAAACTTTCAAAACTTCCAACCAACGTTTTTCCCATGTATGTTCTCTAAGCGCCCTTTTTCTCGCATTAATACCAATCCTTATAGTTTCTTCGGGATGGGCAATATAATACTTTACTCTCTTTAGAAGTTCTTTTTCATTTCGATAAAAAAGAATTTCTTTGTCCAGTTCAAAATAATTGGATAATTCTTCATTATAAGTGGTTAAATATGCAACTCCGGTCATTGGAACCTCAAAGTCTCTGCCTTTCATTGCTTTTGCATCTTTCGTATATCCAAATCCTAAAGTAATAAATGAATTATGATAAATTCTAATCATTTCTTCTTGTGAAACCTCACCTTCAGGCCACTCCTTGCCTCTTGCATAAACAGGGATTCCATTCTTTTTTAGCATTTCAATAATCCCGGTACGGATACCGTAGTTTTGTCCTATAAAACTAACGGGTATATTTTTTTGAATTGTTCTTCTCTCTTTCCCAAAAACCTTCTCATTTGCCCCGGGAGGAACAAATAAAGGTGTCGCGCCAACTGACAAATATTTTTCCACATCCTTCCTACTCTGTGCAGTAATACAAACATCAAAAATAGAGGCTATTTCTCCATTTCCACTCCACCCTGTTGTTTCTTTCTTGCCCCAAAAACAACTCGTATCATCAAAACCAAAATTTATCGTTATTATACCCATTTCATTTATCTGTTGTATGGTTTCTCTAAAAACCCATCTACCGGAAAGATACCCAAAAAAAATATGGATTGGCTTTTGCAAATGCGCTTCTTTCACTTTTTCTAACAATATATTATTAAACTCATTTTTTTTAATAGTATGCCAATCTAAGGAATATTGATTATATTCTTCTCCCCAATCATAATGGACAACATCCGCAATCTTATTCCATGAATCCACTAAACCGGCTTTTTCCCAATTAATGTTTTTTACGGCAATAAAAATTCTTGGACGGGTATTATAAGGTATTTTTTTGTTCTGCTGTTTCAATTTATTTCTGATTGACCTTACCAAATCCTTGTCTTTTATAAAACTCTTATCCATAATTATTTCTATAAACTATATTTTTTTAATATTATTTTTCTTACATTTACACTAATCACTTTTATTTCTCGGGCAAGGGTTTTACAGCAACTACCCTGAGGAAGTGGTCCAGACTTTTCCCCTCTTTCAGAGCCACATCAGTATGGTAATCTCGTGGTATTTCTTCAACAATATTCTCAAACCCACTTTCTTTAAGAAAACGGGATAACCTCTCAAAATTATACCCTGCTAAATGACAATCCGCTCTGCTACGTTGCCCGCCAAAAATCATCGTCATATTATGGTCTGTTGGGGCATTCATATAATCTTCAATACATTTATCCCCATTTGGACATTCAATAATCAGCTTCCCCCCGGGTTGAAGCACCCTGAACCATTCTTTCAACATTTGTTTAGCTTCCGGTATTAAAACATGTTCTATCATATGATATGATTCTACCAGTTCCGCGCTATTACCCTGGAATCCTAAGCTACATGCATCCATTATTACATCTGCAAACGAATTCTTGTAAAGGTCAATATTAACGTATCCTTTTTTATATACTTTACCACAGCCAATATGTAACCTTAGCTTGTTATCACAAACCTGTACTAACGGCGCATAATCATTTAATTCTTCTTTCATCACCCTTAATAAATTTCGTTTCAGGGTATTAAAATCAAACTTTTCACATACCAACTTTCTTGCATTTTTACTCATTTTTTCCACTAACCGTGGATTATTGGCCAAAAAATTCATTTTTATTGCCAGGTCATTTAGATTAACAATTTCCTCTGGGAAAGCAATATTATCTTCCCTCACTACTTTATTTGCAACCTCTACCAATAATCCATTATGTTTATTTTTAACAAACTCATTCATAGGAGGAGCATTTGTAGTGATTGCCGGCAAACCACAAGCTAAGGCTTCTATCAAACTCAAGCCCAATCCATCTAATTTGGACGGGTAAACATAAATTAATCCTTTATGGTAGAGTCCAGGTAGAGGAATTGTTCCCACACAATAAGTAATTCTTTCATTCTTTTGGACAATCCCAACAATTTCTAACGGTAGTTTTTCCAATCCAATCTGGGAATGAATTAAAAGAGAGAAATGAGGATTATATTTTGATATCGCATCAAAAGCCAGTATAACCGCAGGAGTCATCTTACGATAATTTATTCCCACCCATCCCGCATTATGGAAAAAAGTATATTGAGCTTTTTCTTTTTTAGGCATAAAAAGCTCGGTATCTGTTCCCCAACCAATATAATGAGCATTGCAAAAATCTTTAACAAGGTCAAAAGTTCTTTTCGTAGAACACAATACCATATCATACAGTTTCATATAAGGCTTCCAATCTTCCTTATAATAAT encodes:
- a CDS encoding flagellin, which produces MPFGDLARIRTNMGAMNASNALNAVNRELGTHQLRIATGKRLNSAGEGPAEFSIAKELEGTALRWHKALTNVQDTQNLFITAETGAVAIKDMLTQMSVLAEGAASDLLSTTDRANVLAELKSLANEINQTVEQTQYRGLHLLKGSYSTNRSTWVGTTSDSATSKLSFTVHNLASGLTFKQLTGVASITTMSVSTITAASSLLASLITAVAKVDKSAVNIIGTYEERLLVKEGRIAQHESDVWATYSRIMNADMAEEQLAVTKYTILQQSAIAGLAQANTAPSFVLGLLGK
- a CDS encoding tetratricopeptide repeat protein: MKKQSISLCMIVKDEEKNLPRCLDSFKDLVDEIIVVDTGSSDKTVEIAKSYGAKVYYFKWCDDFSAARNESLKYVTKEWILIIDADEYIDEENRKKIETLLQNPEYDAYAISTRNFFIPYSPAFDVNILIRLFKNIPGICYSGVIHNDLEESMQKLKIKVKIMDIFIYHVGYLSGELKKKEGRLKILKEWYKKDPDSPVVNFYLGSKYHAMGDENSAIKHFHKVISSDVSSPHFRLFTHIYIIDAYNGKKEPDKALEWCSKSIKLYPDECMFNVHAAHSYSIKEEYIDAVKELKIALKKCQLIQHRLFYIKMTPQVIYEMLGEVYESAGLNDKAIFYYNEAIETDKNYVVPYLKLSRIYEQQDELEKAMESYKNAISIQPDNPVLYVLLGELLLKILNVDEACDCFEKAILLGQKDCEICNKLGFGYMLKGLYDKAIFQLEEALKLNPEFVPALKNLALCYQKSGNENKAIEIFTKVKGIEKGKVNRQGDAPAEVDNKL
- a CDS encoding glycosyltransferase family 4 protein, translating into MMGVGIKNTSGKPRIAFIAEPGEFSFLDPIIKNLSVRYETKVFSGNTAEELYDIMQWSDVSWFEWCKPILAYVTQRPKICKVVCRLHSYETYTGTPSMVRWGGVDRLIFVANHIKEKTKRLVPFLEEKVDTVVIPNGVDVDNFAFKDRKPGYNIAFIGDFRPAKNIPLLLQCFKEIVNLNPKYKLHIVGRCNDDYPPALEIKDYFDHIIKLWHLEKNITFYGFIKDINNWLEDKNFIISTSIRESQGMGIMEAMARGIKPIIHYFPGANEIYPEKYLFETPEKFRKLVFSKDYKSIEYKEFIDEHYSSEKQLKTVNKLVEDLIRK
- a CDS encoding glycosyltransferase, whose product is MNKNNSEIKKLQTVDHRVPTISLCMMVKNEEKNLSKCLESVKDLADEIIIVDTGSSDRTVEIAKSYGAKIYYFNWCDDFSKARNETLKYATKEWIFSIDADEYIDEENKAKIRVLLQSADYDAYGINIKNFYIAHSPAYDINVLIRLYKNTHGLYYSGVIHNDIEESIRKLKLRVKITDIFIYHTGYLPGELKKKKGRLKILREWHKKEPDSPIINFYLASKYHAMGYESSAIKHFRKVIDSDTPYAHFRLFSYIYIIDAYNGKKDPDNALEWCSKSIKLYPDECMFNVHAAHSYSLKDEYIDAVRELKIALKKCQLVQRRLFYMEMTPQVIYEMLGEVYESAGLKDKAIFYYNKTIETDRNYIVPYLKLSRIYEQQNELEKAMESYKNAISIQPDNPVLYVLFGGLLLKTLNVDEACNCFEKAILLGQKTCEICNKLGFGYMLKGLYDKAIFQLEEALKLNSEFVPALKNLALCYQKVGDENKAVEVFTKVRRLEKR
- a CDS encoding glycosyltransferase; amino-acid sequence: MDKSFIKDKDLVRSIRNKLKQQNKKIPYNTRPRIFIAVKNINWEKAGLVDSWNKIADVVHYDWGEEYNQYSLDWHTIKKNEFNNILLEKVKEAHLQKPIHIFFGYLSGRWVFRETIQQINEMGIITINFGFDDTSCFWGKKETTGWSGNGEIASIFDVCITAQSRKDVEKYLSVGATPLFVPPGANEKVFGKERRTIQKNIPVSFIGQNYGIRTGIIEMLKKNGIPVYARGKEWPEGEVSQEEMIRIYHNSFITLGFGYTKDAKAMKGRDFEVPMTGVAYLTTYNEELSNYFELDKEILFYRNEKELLKRVKYYIAHPEETIRIGINARKRALREHTWEKRWLEVLKVLGDGDLQSELAGRYGKGEKVEASLSETDSTCQIREIVALHSKKENLEYPIKKINLVGVFSNKWGVEYHVLDAFQQLGYEIKTFDSRKESLSNVIYSSADITIVLQGHGIPPGVIKFFPKPTVVWYGELIHQRSEIADWRSKINAENLKQNISAFDMFFHHDYSALNEIRELGGKNVFWVSTSGVNPKIHKKIDTPKIYDIGFSGLISPRRQEILNSLQKEGINIVYKSVYGEELNCFINQCKIFLNLHFTELLNTETRLHEILGTGTFALTEEISMPDMFANGKHLIYWKVHDFDDLVKKIKYYLENEDEREHIAKAGYQLVHQHYRYVDRCEKILSIVSGNWCVPILNLQEYDSSLGIMFDKRGQVTNSVDSFRQAVLKELLEKDE
- a CDS encoding glycosyltransferase; the encoded protein is MNFDDKIVRIRALIKCGKTEEAMLRLDAITEAHPEVKERYSSIYRLCKQARRSRITCTNVSGEAKLQARKGKKCSNKLNIGFISLWFERGQAYVTKTIRDALSEEYNTFVFARNGGTPENPSLKTKGEWEVSNLTTFNQYLIPHNIIAKWIDDNNIGMIIFNEEYDWNLIIFCKQKGVKIITYLDYYKEDWKPYMKLYDMVLCSTKRTFDLVKDFCNAHYIGWGTDTELFMPKKEKAQYTFFHNAGWVGINYRKMTPAVILAFDAISKYNPHFSLLIHSQIGLEKLPLEIVGIVQKNERITYCVGTIPLPGLYHKGLIYVYPSKLDGLGLSLIEALACGLPAITTNAPPMNEFVKNKHNGLLVEVANKVVREDNIAFPEEIVNLNDLAIKMNFLANNPRLVEKMSKNARKLVCEKFDFNTLKRNLLRVMKEELNDYAPLVQVCDNKLRLHIGCGKVYKKGYVNIDLYKNSFADVIMDACSLGFQGNSAELVESYHMIEHVLIPEAKQMLKEWFRVLQPGGKLIIECPNGDKCIEDYMNAPTDHNMTMIFGGQRSRADCHLAGYNFERLSRFLKESGFENIVEEIPRDYHTDVALKEGKSLDHFLRVVAVKPLPEK